The following are encoded together in the Thermoleophilaceae bacterium genome:
- a CDS encoding NAD(P)H-hydrate dehydratase produces the protein MTLPEWLDPVYEAAEMRAVDGWAINEQGVPGVDLMERAGIGLARATAAAARGAGPVRIVVGKGNNGGDGLVAARILREDGMRVDVLAVGDPEELKGDARANLERMPGEPPLPFDPGALEGSSVVVDALLGTGFSGAVREPLAGAIRAINGAEAPVVACDVPSGVDASNGEVHGDAVRADATATFHGSKIGLHVNPGKELAGEVEVVEIGVPRGAPLPSTAGLIGERVIELVPRRARDGSKFQSGTVVVVGGSAGLTGAPTMAAMSAQRAGAGYVQVAVPRSAQPVLQLKLLEGMTRALPEEDGGHTPAGVEEIEEMAERAGALVLGPGVGRAEPALEFARAVARSVDRPLLIDADGLNAHAGRLELLQERPGPTVLTPHAGELSRLLGTSSDEVAAHRLACARGAAEQSGCVVVLKGDDSIVAAPGGPVAISPGATPALATAGTGDVLSGMIGAFLAKGLSAFEAAAAGVLAHARAGRVAAQRFGADHVIAGDVIDAIPDAMRELRGRDG, from the coding sequence ATGACGCTGCCGGAATGGCTCGACCCCGTCTACGAGGCGGCGGAGATGCGCGCCGTCGACGGCTGGGCGATCAACGAGCAGGGCGTGCCGGGCGTCGACCTGATGGAGCGTGCGGGAATCGGCCTCGCGCGTGCCACCGCCGCGGCCGCACGTGGTGCCGGGCCTGTGCGAATCGTGGTTGGCAAGGGCAACAACGGCGGCGACGGGCTCGTGGCCGCGCGCATCCTGCGGGAGGACGGCATGCGCGTGGACGTGCTCGCGGTTGGCGATCCGGAGGAGCTGAAGGGCGATGCCCGCGCGAACCTCGAGCGGATGCCGGGCGAGCCTCCGCTCCCGTTCGACCCCGGCGCGCTGGAGGGTTCGAGCGTGGTGGTGGACGCCCTGCTCGGCACGGGCTTCTCGGGCGCCGTGCGCGAGCCGCTCGCCGGCGCGATCCGCGCGATCAACGGTGCGGAAGCGCCCGTGGTGGCGTGCGACGTGCCGTCGGGCGTGGATGCGTCGAACGGCGAGGTGCACGGCGACGCCGTGCGCGCAGATGCCACGGCCACCTTCCACGGGTCGAAGATCGGCCTGCACGTGAACCCTGGCAAGGAGCTGGCGGGCGAGGTGGAGGTGGTGGAGATCGGCGTCCCGCGTGGCGCGCCCTTGCCGTCCACGGCGGGATTGATCGGCGAGCGCGTGATCGAGCTCGTGCCGCGCCGGGCGCGCGACGGGTCCAAGTTCCAGTCCGGAACCGTGGTGGTGGTGGGCGGCTCCGCCGGCCTCACCGGCGCGCCGACGATGGCGGCGATGTCGGCGCAGCGGGCCGGCGCGGGCTACGTGCAGGTGGCGGTGCCGCGCTCGGCTCAGCCGGTGCTCCAGCTCAAGCTGCTCGAGGGCATGACGCGTGCGCTGCCGGAGGAGGACGGCGGTCACACGCCGGCGGGGGTGGAAGAGATCGAGGAAATGGCGGAGCGCGCCGGTGCGCTCGTGCTAGGCCCGGGCGTTGGGCGCGCGGAGCCCGCGCTCGAGTTCGCGCGCGCGGTCGCGCGCAGCGTTGACAGGCCGCTGCTGATCGACGCCGACGGGCTGAACGCGCACGCGGGGCGGCTCGAGCTGCTGCAGGAGCGCCCCGGCCCGACCGTCCTCACACCGCACGCCGGCGAGCTCTCTCGGCTGCTCGGCACGAGCTCCGACGAGGTCGCGGCGCACCGCCTCGCGTGTGCGCGCGGCGCGGCTGAGCAGAGCGGCTGCGTGGTGGTGCTGAAGGGGGACGACTCGATCGTGGCGGCACCCGGCGGGCCCGTGGCGATCAGTCCGGGCGCCACCCCTGCGCTCGCCACCGCGGGAACCGGCGACGTGCTGTCGGGAATGATCGGTGCGTTCCTCGCGAAGGGCCTGTCCGCTTTCGAGGCTGCCGCTGCGGGGGTGCTCGCCCACGCCCGCGCCGGCCGGGTGGCGGCGCAGCGCTTCGGTGCCGACCACGTGATCGCCGGCGACGTGATCGACGCGATACCGGACGCCATGCGCGAGCTGCGGGGGCGCGATGGTTGA
- a CDS encoding plastocyanin/azurin family copper-binding protein, with protein MIGSRDRLRVLAVPMAVAVVAVVAGCGRGNKPDLVHGKTLFVQKCGSCHTLARAGTKGIQGPNLDAAFQVARAQGFGSTGIKGVVLNQISHVRRGSIMPLNLVRGSDARDVAAYVGYAAGKPGKDSGDLATAGQTQVSNKPAVEKNGTLTIPANPTGALAFQYNKANATAGKVTLSMPNQAPITHDISIKGNGVNVQGPRVGKGGTSKITANLKPGTYTFYCSVPGHEAGGMKGTLTVK; from the coding sequence TTGATTGGTTCGCGCGACAGGTTGCGGGTGCTTGCCGTGCCGATGGCCGTTGCCGTGGTGGCGGTGGTCGCCGGCTGCGGCCGCGGCAACAAGCCGGACCTCGTGCACGGCAAGACGCTCTTCGTGCAGAAATGCGGCTCGTGCCACACGCTCGCACGTGCGGGCACCAAGGGCATTCAGGGCCCGAACCTCGACGCCGCCTTCCAGGTTGCCCGCGCCCAGGGCTTCGGCTCGACAGGCATCAAGGGCGTGGTGCTCAACCAGATCTCGCACGTCCGGCGCGGCAGCATCATGCCGCTCAACCTGGTGAGGGGAAGCGATGCCCGCGACGTGGCGGCGTACGTGGGCTACGCGGCGGGCAAGCCCGGCAAGGACAGCGGCGACCTCGCAACGGCGGGGCAGACGCAGGTGAGCAACAAGCCGGCCGTGGAGAAGAACGGCACGCTCACGATCCCCGCCAACCCAACCGGTGCGCTGGCCTTCCAGTACAACAAGGCCAACGCCACGGCGGGCAAGGTCACGCTCAGCATGCCGAACCAGGCGCCGATCACCCACGACATCTCGATCAAGGGCAACGGCGTGAACGTGCAGGGCCCGCGGGTGGGCAAGGGCGGCACCTCCAAGATCACCGCGAACCTCAAGCCGGGCACCTACACCTTCTACTGCTCGGTCCCCGGCCATGAGGCGGGCGGTATGAAGGGCACCCTGACCGTCAAGTAG
- a CDS encoding cupin domain-containing protein, whose amino-acid sequence MAGVESRTFDSPDETRTPDKTRVEVVRMGGATAARMTFEPGWRWSDCVKPVAGTDTCQARHVGVVQTGRLHVTHDDGTELELGPGDTYVIEPGHDAWVVGDDQFVGLEFESRAAEEYARQ is encoded by the coding sequence ATGGCTGGTGTTGAATCACGGACTTTCGATTCTCCCGACGAGACTCGAACTCCAGACAAGACCCGCGTCGAGGTGGTGCGGATGGGCGGCGCGACGGCCGCGCGCATGACCTTCGAGCCGGGCTGGAGGTGGTCTGACTGCGTGAAGCCCGTGGCGGGCACCGACACCTGTCAGGCGCGCCATGTGGGCGTGGTGCAGACGGGCCGGTTGCACGTGACCCATGACGACGGCACCGAGCTCGAGCTAGGCCCGGGCGACACGTACGTGATCGAGCCTGGCCACGATGCGTGGGTGGTGGGCGACGACCAGTTCGTGGGCCTCGAGTTCGAGTCGCGCGCCGCAGAGGAGTACGCCCGCCAATAA
- a CDS encoding HD domain-containing protein: MAGSRELNERVAAAPAVRVARAALADGPAEEAWIVGGTVRDALLERPLTDLDLAVRGDPEKVARTIARGAGGPVFALSEAFGAWRAMSSDRGWTCDVTAVHGDGIDADLARRDFSINAIALPLEGGEPHDPQGGIPDLEARALRVLGGPDVEHSAYADDPLRPLRMARLATELSLHPTPETRSLTLAAAPLVANAAAERVFAELRRIVTSDRVVEGLELCDEVGLTAVVLPELHALHGVEQSHFHHLDVHDHTIEVLRCYLAVERDPEGVFGELAQPLDELMSEPFADELTRWQALRFAALLHDCGKPATRGVRPDGRVTFIGHDKVGAEMIRALFRRLKTSERLRELVANVTHHHLVLGFLVHERPLGRDLVYRYLERCQPVEVEVTLLTCADRLATRGKNAEAAIAAHLELARELMAEALAWRSSPPEPAVRGRELAEELGMKPGPELGELLARLREARFTGEAETREQAVALARRLRQNPSR, translated from the coding sequence ATGGCGGGGAGCCGGGAGCTGAACGAGCGCGTCGCGGCCGCGCCCGCCGTGCGGGTCGCACGCGCGGCGCTCGCGGACGGGCCGGCCGAGGAGGCCTGGATCGTCGGCGGGACCGTGCGCGACGCTCTGCTCGAGCGGCCGCTCACCGACCTCGACCTCGCGGTGCGGGGCGATCCGGAGAAGGTCGCTCGGACGATCGCGCGCGGCGCGGGCGGTCCCGTGTTTGCCCTATCCGAGGCCTTCGGCGCGTGGCGCGCGATGAGCTCCGACCGCGGGTGGACATGCGACGTGACCGCCGTGCACGGGGACGGGATCGACGCGGATCTCGCGCGCCGCGACTTCTCGATCAACGCGATCGCCCTCCCCCTGGAGGGCGGCGAGCCGCACGACCCGCAGGGGGGAATCCCGGACCTCGAAGCGCGTGCGCTACGGGTGCTCGGCGGCCCGGACGTGGAGCACTCGGCATACGCGGACGACCCGCTCAGGCCCCTGCGGATGGCGCGCCTCGCGACCGAGCTCAGCCTCCACCCGACCCCCGAAACTCGAAGCTTGACGCTTGCAGCCGCGCCCCTCGTGGCGAACGCGGCGGCGGAGCGCGTGTTCGCCGAGCTGCGCCGGATCGTGACGAGCGACCGCGTGGTGGAGGGACTCGAGCTATGCGACGAGGTCGGCCTCACAGCCGTGGTGCTGCCCGAGCTGCACGCGCTTCACGGCGTGGAGCAGAGCCACTTCCACCACCTCGACGTACACGACCACACCATCGAGGTGCTGCGCTGCTACCTCGCGGTCGAGCGGGATCCCGAAGGCGTGTTCGGCGAGCTCGCCCAACCGCTCGACGAGCTCATGAGCGAGCCGTTCGCCGACGAGCTCACCCGCTGGCAGGCCCTGCGCTTCGCCGCCCTGCTTCACGACTGCGGCAAGCCGGCCACCCGCGGGGTCCGCCCCGATGGTCGCGTGACCTTCATCGGCCACGACAAGGTGGGCGCCGAGATGATCCGCGCGCTCTTCCGCCGTCTGAAGACCAGTGAGCGGCTGCGCGAGCTGGTGGCGAACGTAACGCACCACCACCTCGTGCTTGGCTTCCTCGTGCACGAGCGTCCGCTCGGCCGGGACCTCGTGTACCGCTACCTGGAGCGCTGCCAGCCGGTGGAGGTGGAGGTGACTCTGCTCACCTGCGCCGACCGCCTCGCCACCCGCGGCAAGAACGCCGAGGCGGCAATCGCGGCCCATCTGGAGCTCGCCCGCGAGCTGATGGCGGAGGCGCTGGCCTGGCGCAGCTCGCCGCCCGAGCCGGCGGTGCGGGGACGCGAGCTGGCCGAGGAGCTCGGGATGAAGCCGGGGCCGGAGCTCGGCGAGCTCCTGGCACGCCTGCGCGAGGCACGCTTCACCGGCGAGGCGGAGACGCGCGAGCAAGCGGTCGCTCTCGCCCGCCGGCTGCGGCAGAATCCGTCGCGATGA
- the acpS gene encoding holo-ACP synthase: MSGIGLDLLDIERLERALERRPRLAERLFSEQELEYAARHARPARHLAARFCAKEAVAKALGMEGWNFRDVEVVATGGAPELRLSGAVAERARELGAQPVVSLTHTDTTAGAVALLR; encoded by the coding sequence ATGAGCGGCATCGGGCTCGACCTTCTCGATATTGAGCGCCTAGAGCGAGCGCTGGAGCGTCGGCCGCGCCTGGCCGAGCGGCTGTTCAGCGAGCAGGAGCTGGAGTACGCGGCGCGGCACGCGCGACCCGCACGGCATCTGGCTGCGCGCTTCTGCGCCAAGGAGGCGGTGGCCAAGGCGCTGGGGATGGAGGGCTGGAACTTCCGCGACGTGGAGGTGGTGGCCACGGGCGGCGCACCCGAGCTGCGGTTGAGCGGCGCCGTGGCGGAACGGGCGCGGGAACTGGGCGCGCAGCCCGTGGTGTCGCTCACGCATACCGACACCACCGCCGGAGCGGTGGCGCTGCTGCGATGA
- a CDS encoding HIT domain-containing protein, with protein sequence MSDPDCLFCKVLNHEIPAHFLWEEDDTAAFMDINPWTRGHALVIPRNHSTDLLEISAADLTATALGAQRLAQMQKERLGCDGVNLLNSCGAAGWQTVFHFHIHSIPRYQGDPLQLPTRPQQAEQDELAEVAAQLRG encoded by the coding sequence ATGAGCGATCCCGACTGTCTCTTCTGCAAGGTCCTGAACCACGAGATCCCCGCCCACTTCCTGTGGGAGGAGGACGACACCGCCGCGTTCATGGACATCAACCCGTGGACGCGCGGGCACGCGCTCGTGATCCCGCGCAACCACTCCACGGACCTGCTCGAGATCTCAGCCGCGGACCTTACGGCCACGGCGCTGGGCGCCCAGCGTCTCGCGCAGATGCAGAAGGAGCGCCTGGGCTGCGACGGCGTGAATCTGCTCAACTCGTGCGGCGCGGCGGGCTGGCAGACGGTCTTCCACTTCCACATCCACTCGATCCCGCGCTACCAGGGCGACCCGCTTCAGCTTCCCACCAGGCCGCAGCAGGCGGAGCAGGACGAGCTCGCCGAGGTGGCGGCGCAGCTGCGTGGCTGA
- a CDS encoding cold-shock protein, protein MATGTVKWFNDEKGFGFITPDEGDRDLFVHYTGIEGNGFKSLEENTKVSYDEEAGDKGPKAVNVRKI, encoded by the coding sequence ATGGCGACCGGTACTGTGAAGTGGTTCAACGACGAGAAAGGCTTCGGCTTCATCACTCCCGATGAGGGCGACCGCGACCTCTTCGTCCACTACACCGGCATCGAGGGCAACGGCTTCAAGTCGCTCGAGGAGAACACCAAGGTCTCCTACGACGAGGAGGCCGGCGACAAGGGCCCGAAGGCGGTGAATGTCAGGAAGATCTAG
- the infA gene encoding translation initiation factor IF-1, whose amino-acid sequence MTSGLPKEEKIEMEGEVVEALPNTMFKVKLDNGHEVLGHISGKMRRHYIRILPGDRIKIELSPYDLDRGRITYRYK is encoded by the coding sequence ATGACGAGCGGTTTGCCGAAGGAAGAGAAGATCGAGATGGAGGGCGAGGTCGTGGAGGCCCTGCCCAACACCATGTTCAAGGTGAAGCTCGACAACGGGCACGAGGTGCTCGGTCACATCTCGGGCAAGATGCGGCGCCACTACATCCGCATCCTGCCCGGTGACCGGATCAAGATCGAGCTGTCGCCGTACGACCTCGACCGCGGCCGCATCACGTACCGCTACAAGTAG
- the alr gene encoding alanine racemase, producing the protein MVERALATIELGAIERNCARLCSLLTDGARLCAVVKADAYGHGDIWCAKAALAGGADWLAVATAGEAAELRRHGIDSRILVMGALTHEDAKVAVEAVADVVVWDERFAHALAELHTPGTVPVNVHVKLDTGMGRLGTKDLSEARAVAELVVSDERLNLAGAMTHFATADERGDDHFPAQLEAFAPFARELKDAHPKIVVHAANSAATLRDSAAHFDMVRCGVAVYGLDPFQGDPAVHGLEPALSLESYVAAVKLFEPGESAGYGRRWTASERTWVGTVPIGYGDGWRRALSNNGEVLVQGRRYPVIGTISMDNLTIELGPDTALEPGEPAVLIGEQGGEHIRCEEVAERLGTINYEITCGLSPRVRRQWRGAGS; encoded by the coding sequence ATGGTTGAGAGGGCGCTCGCCACCATCGAGCTCGGCGCGATCGAGCGCAACTGCGCGCGCCTCTGCTCGCTGCTCACGGACGGCGCGCGCCTGTGTGCCGTGGTGAAGGCGGACGCGTACGGGCATGGCGACATCTGGTGCGCAAAGGCGGCACTCGCCGGCGGCGCGGACTGGCTGGCCGTGGCCACGGCGGGCGAGGCGGCCGAGCTGCGCCGCCACGGCATCGACAGCCGCATCCTCGTGATGGGAGCGCTCACCCATGAGGACGCGAAGGTGGCCGTTGAGGCGGTGGCCGACGTGGTGGTCTGGGACGAGCGCTTCGCGCATGCGCTCGCCGAGCTGCACACCCCTGGCACCGTGCCGGTGAACGTGCACGTGAAGCTCGACACCGGAATGGGCAGGCTCGGCACGAAGGACCTGTCCGAGGCGCGCGCGGTCGCCGAGCTCGTGGTGTCCGACGAGCGGCTCAACCTCGCAGGCGCGATGACGCACTTCGCCACCGCCGACGAGCGGGGGGATGACCACTTCCCCGCGCAGCTCGAGGCATTCGCCCCGTTCGCCCGCGAGCTGAAGGACGCGCACCCGAAGATCGTGGTGCACGCCGCGAACAGCGCCGCCACCCTTCGCGACAGCGCGGCCCACTTCGACATGGTGCGCTGCGGCGTGGCTGTGTACGGACTCGACCCCTTTCAGGGGGACCCGGCCGTGCACGGGCTCGAGCCGGCGTTGTCGCTCGAGTCGTACGTGGCCGCCGTGAAGCTCTTCGAGCCGGGCGAGAGCGCGGGCTACGGCCGCCGCTGGACCGCGAGCGAGCGCACCTGGGTCGGCACGGTGCCGATCGGATACGGCGACGGCTGGCGGCGCGCGCTCTCGAACAATGGCGAGGTGCTGGTGCAGGGTCGCCGGTATCCCGTGATCGGCACGATCAGCATGGACAACCTCACGATCGAGCTGGGGCCGGACACCGCCTTGGAGCCCGGAGAGCCGGCAGTCCTGATCGGGGAGCAGGGCGGCGAGCACATCCGCTGCGAGGAGGTGGCCGAGCGGCTCGGCACGATCAACTACGAGATCACCTGCGGGCTCAGCCCGCGGGTGCGCAGGCAATGGCGGGGAGCCGGGAGCTGA
- a CDS encoding glycosyltransferase family 4 protein yields MRILVFHGYLLRGTGSNIYNASLTAALAALGHEVHILCQDRQATELPFVGALGRWEDGKLEIEGDPDARVTAYLPDIGRVLPVYVADSYEGFDAKPFLDLTDEELGHYLDANVSAVRDVVERVRPDVALANHALMGPAVLARALGGEVPYAVKIHGSALEYTLRRDPERFLPYVQEGLGAASGVLVGSRHLAQRLWEFLPQMRDRTRLGPPGVDVHRFRPLERDEAARRLSALADRLEGADAAGWGGDAGAAAALRALDPLADALVSFVGKLIVSKGIDLLLAAWPLVVGKVPDARLCVVGFGTYRQASERLVGALSRADLEEVRHIAARGRELEGGPPGELRYLCAFLDSLDGERRDAYLAAAPEAAARIHFTGRLEHDDLPDLLPACLAQVVPSTFPEAFGMVAAEAATCGVLPLSAAHSGLAEVSAALADSLDPSLEHLLGFEVAEGAVDEIANKLVEWLRMDPRRRAEAGAALARTAAERFGWEHVAEGVIAAAQGRLDELPDAAPTGEPWRPPLG; encoded by the coding sequence GTGCGCATCCTCGTGTTCCACGGCTACCTGCTGCGCGGCACCGGCAGCAACATCTACAACGCCAGCCTGACCGCGGCCCTGGCTGCGCTCGGCCATGAGGTCCACATCCTCTGCCAGGACCGGCAGGCCACCGAGCTGCCGTTCGTCGGAGCTCTCGGCCGCTGGGAGGACGGCAAGCTGGAGATCGAGGGCGATCCCGACGCGCGGGTGACCGCCTACCTGCCCGACATCGGCAGGGTGCTCCCGGTCTACGTCGCAGACAGCTACGAGGGATTCGACGCCAAGCCGTTCCTCGACCTGACGGACGAGGAGCTCGGCCACTATCTGGACGCGAACGTGAGCGCCGTGAGGGACGTGGTGGAGCGCGTGCGGCCGGACGTGGCGCTCGCCAACCACGCTCTGATGGGGCCGGCGGTGCTCGCGCGGGCGCTCGGCGGCGAGGTGCCGTACGCGGTGAAGATTCACGGCAGCGCGCTCGAGTACACGCTGCGCCGCGACCCCGAGCGATTTCTCCCTTACGTGCAGGAGGGGCTTGGAGCCGCGAGCGGCGTGCTCGTGGGCTCGCGCCACCTCGCCCAGCGCCTGTGGGAGTTCCTGCCGCAGATGCGTGACCGCACGCGGCTCGGCCCACCCGGCGTGGACGTGCACCGCTTCCGGCCGCTCGAGCGGGACGAGGCCGCGCGGCGCCTGAGCGCTCTCGCCGACCGGCTCGAGGGAGCCGACGCCGCCGGCTGGGGCGGCGACGCCGGCGCGGCCGCGGCGCTCCGCGCGCTCGACCCGCTGGCCGACGCGCTCGTGAGCTTCGTCGGCAAGCTGATCGTGTCGAAGGGGATCGATCTCCTTCTCGCCGCATGGCCGCTTGTGGTTGGGAAGGTGCCTGACGCGCGGCTGTGCGTGGTGGGCTTCGGCACCTATCGCCAGGCGAGCGAAAGGCTCGTCGGGGCGCTGAGCCGCGCCGATCTCGAGGAGGTGCGCCACATCGCCGCCCGCGGCCGCGAGCTCGAAGGCGGTCCCCCGGGCGAGCTGCGCTACCTCTGCGCCTTCCTCGACTCGCTCGACGGCGAGCGCCGCGACGCCTACCTCGCGGCGGCGCCGGAGGCGGCAGCCCGGATCCACTTCACCGGCCGCCTCGAGCACGACGACCTCCCGGATCTGCTTCCAGCCTGCCTCGCGCAGGTGGTGCCGAGCACGTTCCCCGAGGCGTTCGGGATGGTTGCCGCCGAGGCCGCCACCTGCGGCGTCCTGCCGCTCTCCGCTGCGCATTCCGGCCTGGCGGAGGTGAGCGCCGCGCTCGCGGACTCCCTCGACCCCTCGCTGGAGCACCTGCTTGGGTTCGAGGTGGCGGAGGGTGCCGTGGACGAGATCGCGAACAAGCTGGTGGAGTGGCTCCGCATGGACCCGAGGCGGCGGGCGGAGGCGGGCGCGGCGCTCGCGCGCACGGCCGCCGAACGGTTCGGCTGGGAGCACGTGGCCGAGGGCGTGATCGCGGCTGCCCAGGGCAGGCTTGACGAGCTGCCGGATGCCGCTCCCACTGGGGAGCCTTGGCGTCCGCCGCTTGGATAA
- a CDS encoding enoyl-CoA hydratase/isomerase family protein has product MADEHVRFERDGDVGVVVVDSPPLNLWTPELQADLEAALDRAESEAVRALVLRAEGRAFTGGVDVHHFDDKTPDQADEIFQGLVRVVQRLEDMPLPSIASVHALCLTWGLEVALGCDLIFASESAKFGLVEKVVGLTPAGGGTQRLAERAGPARAREFVMSGELFDAATLERWNVVNRVFPDHRLAAETATFAGELAAGPTLAHAATKKLVRAYLDEGARGADARIREIASALFDTEDLQAAVDSFLSDGPGKASFKAR; this is encoded by the coding sequence GTGGCTGACGAGCACGTCCGCTTCGAGCGGGACGGGGACGTGGGCGTGGTGGTGGTGGACTCGCCGCCGCTCAACCTCTGGACCCCCGAGCTGCAGGCCGATCTCGAGGCGGCGCTCGACCGCGCGGAGTCTGAGGCCGTGCGCGCGCTGGTGTTGCGGGCGGAGGGCCGCGCGTTCACAGGTGGCGTGGACGTTCACCACTTCGACGACAAGACCCCCGACCAGGCGGACGAGATCTTCCAGGGCCTCGTGCGAGTGGTGCAGCGGCTCGAGGACATGCCGCTGCCGAGCATCGCGTCGGTGCATGCCCTGTGCCTCACCTGGGGCCTGGAGGTCGCGCTCGGTTGCGACCTGATCTTCGCGTCCGAGTCGGCGAAGTTCGGGCTGGTGGAGAAGGTCGTCGGCCTCACGCCGGCGGGCGGGGGCACGCAGCGGCTGGCAGAGCGCGCGGGGCCCGCGCGAGCGCGCGAGTTCGTGATGAGCGGCGAGCTGTTCGACGCCGCCACACTGGAGCGCTGGAACGTCGTGAATCGCGTGTTCCCGGACCACAGGCTCGCCGCCGAGACGGCCACCTTCGCGGGCGAGCTGGCCGCCGGGCCCACGCTCGCGCACGCGGCCACCAAGAAGCTCGTCCGCGCATATCTCGACGAGGGCGCGCGCGGAGCGGACGCCCGCATACGCGAGATCGCCTCCGCGCTGTTCGACACCGAGGACCTGCAGGCCGCGGTGGACTCGTTCCTTTCCGATGGACCCGGAAAGGCCAGCTTCAAGGCCAGGTAG
- the corA gene encoding magnesium/cobalt transporter CorA, whose protein sequence is MIIDCAVYENGRRRDGEMPLENALDAAHAAENAFVWIGLYEPSEEEFASVAREFDLHPLAVEDAIHAHQRPKIESYGETIFMVLKTARYVDPTEVITLGDIMLFVGRDFIVSVRHGEGSGLKEVREHVESEQDLLRCGPGTILHAIVDHVVDDYFPAVEGVQNDIDEIEQQVFSDSRDNPAERIYKLKGEVLDFYRATFPLQEPLQKLARGEYEGLIHSQVQSYFRDVHDHLVKIVGILDGFRDMLTSVLEANLTQVSVRQNDDMRKISAWVAIAAVPTMIAGIYGMNFHYMPELRWHYSYFVVLGVMLTVCAGLYRYFKKVGWL, encoded by the coding sequence ATGATCATCGACTGCGCGGTGTACGAGAACGGCCGGCGCCGCGACGGCGAGATGCCGCTCGAGAACGCGCTCGACGCCGCGCACGCCGCCGAGAACGCGTTCGTGTGGATCGGCCTGTACGAGCCGTCGGAGGAGGAGTTCGCGTCCGTGGCGCGCGAGTTCGACCTGCACCCCCTCGCGGTCGAGGATGCGATTCACGCGCACCAGCGGCCGAAGATCGAGAGCTACGGCGAGACGATCTTCATGGTCCTGAAGACGGCCCGCTACGTGGATCCCACCGAGGTGATCACGCTCGGCGACATCATGCTGTTCGTCGGGCGGGACTTCATCGTGTCCGTGCGCCACGGCGAGGGCAGCGGCCTCAAGGAGGTGCGCGAGCACGTGGAGAGTGAGCAGGACCTGCTCCGCTGCGGCCCCGGCACGATTCTGCACGCGATCGTCGACCACGTGGTGGACGACTACTTCCCCGCCGTCGAGGGCGTGCAGAACGACATCGACGAGATCGAGCAGCAGGTGTTCTCCGACTCGCGCGACAACCCCGCGGAGCGCATCTACAAGCTGAAGGGCGAGGTCCTCGACTTCTACCGCGCCACGTTCCCGCTCCAGGAGCCGCTCCAGAAGCTCGCGCGCGGCGAGTACGAGGGCCTCATTCACTCGCAGGTGCAGTCGTACTTTCGTGACGTGCACGACCATCTGGTGAAGATCGTCGGGATCCTCGACGGCTTCCGGGACATGCTCACGAGCGTGCTCGAGGCGAACCTCACTCAGGTGAGCGTTCGCCAGAACGACGACATGCGCAAGATCTCCGCGTGGGTCGCCATCGCGGCGGTGCCGACCATGATCGCCGGCATCTACGGAATGAACTTCCACTACATGCCGGAGCTCCGCTGGCACTACAGCTATTTCGTCGTGCTCGGGGTGATGCTCACCGTCTGCGCAGGGCTCTACCGCTACTTCAAGAAGGTCGGATGGCTGTAA